A window from Leptothermofonsia sichuanensis E412 encodes these proteins:
- a CDS encoding HlyD family type I secretion periplasmic adaptor subunit, with translation MRVSLSSTPAQSRQVKQRLANPEESLSYELGKAVQELPPLYTRVLAASISALVFGTITWAALSKVDEVAPANGQLVASTEVRPFRASSNGSIETINVQEGDFVKKGAVLITLNSDLSQTDVDRLEKSAELIRQDIARLEAESRGERSTGAPLQDKLLEARLAEFDTKQATANAEVERQNATRQEAVARLARLQENLVYAKDSLKNAQTRERALSTLQGTGAVPQLDYIRAQDEVINARDKVVSIEKEIDAQRERISQAQEAFQGARSTAEGLSSQRQTEILSLLTKRKEELTDVTGKLESAKKQRDRETIEAPFDGTVYNIKATRGPVQSGEEMLSMIPQGEQLVLDAKVLNRDIGFITPGMRAKVKLATFPYQEFGIVDGVVEKVSPNAIVEKDVGLVFPVRIRLNRQAVPVRGKDVELTPGMAATAEIVTRQKSILTFLIEPVTRRFNEAFSVR, from the coding sequence ATGCGCGTTTCTCTATCCTCCACCCCTGCCCAATCACGCCAGGTCAAGCAGCGACTGGCAAATCCGGAGGAATCCCTTTCCTACGAGCTGGGTAAAGCCGTCCAGGAACTCCCCCCGCTCTATACCCGTGTGTTGGCAGCCAGCATCAGCGCCCTGGTATTTGGGACAATCACCTGGGCCGCATTAAGCAAAGTAGATGAGGTTGCCCCCGCCAATGGGCAGTTGGTTGCTTCCACCGAAGTGCGTCCGTTTCGGGCATCCAGTAATGGCAGCATTGAAACCATCAATGTTCAAGAAGGTGATTTCGTCAAGAAAGGGGCGGTTCTGATCACCCTAAACTCAGATCTCTCCCAAACCGATGTGGATCGGCTGGAAAAGTCGGCTGAACTGATTCGCCAGGATATTGCCCGTCTGGAGGCTGAAAGCCGGGGTGAGCGGAGCACAGGTGCCCCCCTGCAAGACAAATTGCTGGAAGCACGTCTGGCGGAATTCGATACCAAGCAGGCAACCGCTAATGCCGAAGTTGAGCGCCAGAATGCTACCCGGCAGGAAGCTGTGGCCCGACTGGCCAGATTGCAAGAAAACCTGGTCTACGCTAAAGATAGCCTCAAGAATGCCCAGACGCGGGAGCGGGCACTCAGCACCCTTCAGGGGACGGGAGCAGTCCCCCAACTGGACTACATTCGGGCACAGGATGAAGTAATCAACGCCAGAGACAAGGTCGTCTCCATTGAAAAGGAAATTGATGCCCAGCGAGAGCGCATCTCCCAGGCACAGGAAGCCTTTCAGGGTGCAAGGAGTACCGCCGAAGGATTAAGTTCCCAGCGGCAAACCGAAATTCTGTCGCTCCTGACGAAACGCAAAGAAGAACTGACCGATGTGACTGGCAAGCTCGAATCCGCCAAAAAACAGCGCGATCGGGAAACGATAGAAGCGCCCTTTGATGGCACCGTTTATAACATCAAGGCCACCAGGGGTCCGGTGCAGTCTGGGGAAGAAATGCTATCCATGATTCCCCAGGGAGAACAACTGGTGCTGGACGCCAAAGTTCTGAACCGGGACATTGGCTTCATTACTCCAGGAATGCGGGCGAAGGTGAAACTGGCAACCTTCCCTTACCAGGAATTTGGGATTGTGGATGGGGTGGTCGAAAAAGTTAGCCCGAATGCGATCGTTGAGAAAGATGTGGGTCTGGTCTTTCCGGTCAGAATTCGGTTGAACCGGCAGGCAGTTCCCGTTCGCGGTAAAGATGTGGAACTGACCCCTGGCATGGCGGCTACTGCGGAAATTGTGACCCGCCAGAAGTCAATTCTGACCTTCCTGATTGAACCCGTCACTCGCCGCTTCAACGAAGCATTTTCTGTCCGCTAA
- a CDS encoding proton extrusion protein PcxA, with translation MTSFWTRANRRLQTIRQWYERTPERALDQAYDAALMIRAIEDEHFDGNRISNSAGRYSENTFAYFQAELNKYLKIAEIRLSEFKASRSFLNITDPSASARPEANQASDREQPAIVLEKLKFIDAIIERYKSQPPNSLSLVPVSQVNGRSPLSSSNLFTAAERKKSPYSPDLISEDDSILDKTGVLPRSILGTLNRIKRDLDPNSEPQVVQSFRATKAKTLISIRFLLLLIIVPLLTQQLTKVFVISPIVDRIRQPDQAQIFLNYELEETALQELRIYEERLRFDSLIGRAPRLTEAQARECQVELAIREENAGVNPPIDWEGSIGRADAPVSLSAQQVRECLVKERADELAQENFQNGSNAIANIFADGFSLIAFAIVMLTNQREVGVLKAFLNETVYGLSDSAKAFIIILFTDIFVGFHSPHGWEVLLEGVARHFGLPANRDFIFLFIATFPVILDTIFKYWIFRYLNRISPSAVATYRNMNE, from the coding sequence ATGACTTCATTCTGGACAAGAGCAAATCGGCGATTGCAAACCATCAGACAGTGGTATGAAAGAACCCCGGAGCGGGCACTTGACCAGGCTTATGATGCGGCCTTGATGATTCGGGCGATCGAAGATGAACACTTTGATGGCAATCGGATTTCAAACAGTGCTGGTCGGTACAGCGAAAATACGTTTGCTTATTTTCAAGCCGAATTAAACAAATATCTCAAAATTGCTGAAATTCGACTATCAGAGTTTAAGGCAAGTCGCTCCTTCTTAAACATCACTGATCCTTCTGCCAGTGCCCGCCCTGAGGCTAATCAGGCCAGTGACCGAGAGCAGCCAGCGATCGTTCTAGAAAAGCTGAAATTTATTGATGCCATCATTGAACGCTACAAGTCTCAACCGCCAAACTCCCTGTCTCTGGTACCCGTTTCTCAGGTCAATGGGAGAAGTCCGCTGTCTTCCTCCAATTTATTCACAGCTGCAGAAAGGAAAAAATCACCCTATTCACCGGATTTAATCTCTGAGGACGACTCCATTCTGGACAAAACTGGAGTGTTGCCCCGGTCTATTTTAGGCACCCTCAACCGCATCAAGCGAGACTTAGATCCCAATTCTGAACCTCAGGTGGTGCAGAGTTTTCGCGCTACCAAAGCAAAAACCCTCATTTCTATCCGGTTTCTTTTACTGTTAATCATTGTCCCGCTCTTAACCCAGCAATTAACGAAGGTTTTTGTCATCAGCCCAATTGTTGATCGCATCCGACAACCCGATCAGGCTCAAATTTTTCTCAATTATGAACTTGAGGAAACAGCCCTCCAGGAACTGCGGATTTATGAAGAAAGACTGCGGTTTGATAGCCTGATCGGCAGGGCACCCCGTCTGACGGAAGCCCAGGCAAGGGAGTGCCAGGTCGAGTTAGCCATTCGAGAGGAAAATGCCGGGGTCAATCCTCCGATTGATTGGGAAGGGAGCATCGGGCGAGCGGATGCTCCGGTAAGCCTTTCTGCCCAGCAGGTGCGGGAATGCCTGGTGAAAGAGCGGGCAGATGAACTGGCTCAAGAAAACTTTCAGAATGGATCAAATGCGATCGCCAATATTTTTGCTGATGGTTTCTCTCTGATTGCCTTTGCCATCGTCATGCTGACTAACCAGCGAGAGGTTGGAGTACTCAAGGCGTTTCTGAATGAAACCGTCTATGGCCTGAGCGATAGCGCCAAGGCCTTTATCATCATTCTGTTTACCGACATCTTTGTCGGCTTTCACTCGCCCCACGGTTGGGAGGTTTTACTGGAAGGGGTGGCAAGGCATTTTGGCTTACCGGCCAACCGGGATTTTATCTTTCTGTTTATCGCTACGTTTCCAGTCATCCTGGATACGATCTTTAAGTACTGGATCTTCCGCTACCTTAACCGCATTTCCCCTTCTGCGGTCGCTACCTACCGGAATATGAACGAATAG
- a CDS encoding pentapeptide repeat-containing protein — MDAQEFLLRYEAGERDFKTIDLTGANLHEVNLSGVSFKKALLFEADLSGINLIDVDLTGAILQRTNLTGACLSGAKLSGADLAEATLTHADLSGTLLWRANLRDTNLAEANLCRANLHEANLWRARLPLANLSHTNLIATNLNEVDLTAANLCRSTLVNAQLVRSQLQDARIERAELMHSNLRAADLSRADLNGANLEAANLNHVNLSRANLTGANLHQANLIEAQLILSILRGANLEATELTKANLTEADLSWARMERANLSAANLRKATLSSANLNQAILRGADFSETDLTQMQVDQANLNWVIVPIFSDTPTHRSSY, encoded by the coding sequence ATGGACGCTCAAGAATTCCTTCTCCGTTATGAAGCGGGGGAAAGAGACTTTAAAACAATCGATTTAACTGGTGCAAACTTACATGAGGTTAATTTGTCTGGCGTTTCATTTAAGAAAGCACTTTTATTTGAGGCAGACCTGAGTGGAATTAACCTGATTGATGTAGATTTAACCGGAGCGATTTTGCAACGAACCAATTTAACCGGAGCCTGCTTAAGTGGGGCCAAATTGAGTGGAGCTGATTTAGCGGAAGCGACGCTCACCCATGCAGACTTAAGTGGCACTTTACTGTGGAGAGCGAACCTGAGAGATACCAATTTAGCAGAAGCAAACTTGTGTCGAGCGAACTTGCATGAGGCGAATCTGTGGAGAGCACGGTTGCCACTAGCAAATCTGAGTCATACGAATCTAATAGCGACTAATCTGAATGAGGTAGACTTGACTGCTGCAAATTTGTGTCGATCTACGTTGGTCAATGCTCAACTGGTGCGATCGCAGTTACAGGATGCTCGCATTGAACGGGCTGAGTTGATGCATTCCAACCTGAGAGCAGCAGACTTGAGCCGTGCCGATCTCAATGGGGCGAATCTGGAGGCAGCTAATCTGAACCATGTCAACCTAAGCCGTGCCAATTTGACGGGTGCCAACCTGCACCAGGCTAATTTAATTGAGGCTCAACTGATTTTAAGCATCCTGCGGGGGGCAAATCTGGAAGCGACTGAGTTGACAAAAGCAAATTTGACTGAGGCAGATTTGAGTTGGGCAAGGATGGAGCGAGCTAATTTAAGTGCGGCCAATTTACGGAAGGCGACCCTTTCATCAGCCAATTTGAATCAGGCAATTCTGCGGGGGGCTGACTTCAGCGAGACTGATTTGACCCAGATGCAGGTGGATCAGGCCAACCTGAATTGGGTGATTGTACCGATATTCAGCGATACCCCGACGCACAGGTCCTCCTATTGA
- a CDS encoding recombinase family protein yields MNGESVWITGPSRSGKTSRLVELFGEWVDTARAGQEPASQVPTHSPGSRQGTVAEPHRGDVLVFAAIGDNRIELADRLVAAIQSRYPFHSKTPLGFFQDEVILFWPLLIQQLDLKAQFPLRLAPENEQELASQLWQPELDPVIAQQSNVIASRLVRRSLDLLQLAALAGKTIQEIPSILEQWLGGQSDEIPIPPEQVGEMLQRWQHWCLERGLLTYGILAGLYWQYLLPDPTYQAHLLQRYRLILADDVDEYPAIARSLFEVMLDAGAIAAFTYNPDGAVRLGLGADPNYLAGLAERCRMESLTERPCPSLAEDLGASVVDLVTDPIFLASLPESIQTIQTVSRAQLLQRTVAVIVEAVQQGQIEPRDIALIGPGLDAIARYSLSEMLTRHQIPVESLNDQRPLTSYPIIRALLTLLTLVYPGLGRLVNRDTVAEMLVVLARKWEPESGYRVSEGEEQGSRVTEASQGEATAGESLSYDDSFILPFGNGKAISALSFPLDPVRAGLIADYCFVPHPDHPRLLPATTFPRWDRLGYQATTAYEEIVQWIGTQQAQLEQRLIPNAVSLLDRAIQFFLLGGGSLPFDQLSALRQLIEAAQHYWEVSRRLRSRERYEAPAYMTVNRFIQLLNSGTITANPYPVRPMGPASNAVTLATVFQYRSNRRTHRWQFWLDAGSPRWLTGIDALFGAPLFLRNWSGHALTAAEVMESNERRLRRILLDLLGRSQERVYLCHSDLATNGQEQTGVLLSLVNAAVPLIESGL; encoded by the coding sequence GTGAACGGTGAGTCAGTCTGGATTACAGGACCTTCCCGGAGCGGCAAAACAAGCCGGTTAGTAGAGTTGTTTGGGGAATGGGTGGACACCGCGAGAGCCGGGCAGGAGCCAGCCAGTCAGGTGCCCACCCACTCCCCTGGAAGCAGGCAGGGAACTGTCGCGGAGCCTCATAGAGGGGATGTTCTAGTCTTTGCTGCGATTGGCGATAACCGCATCGAACTGGCGGATCGCCTGGTCGCAGCTATCCAGAGTCGCTATCCGTTCCACTCGAAGACTCCATTGGGCTTCTTTCAGGATGAGGTGATCCTGTTCTGGCCCCTGCTGATCCAGCAACTGGACCTGAAAGCCCAATTTCCTCTGCGGTTGGCTCCAGAAAATGAGCAGGAGCTTGCCAGTCAGCTCTGGCAGCCAGAACTGGACCCGGTGATTGCTCAACAGTCCAATGTGATTGCCTCCCGGCTGGTGCGGCGATCGCTGGATTTGCTGCAACTGGCGGCCCTGGCTGGAAAAACAATCCAGGAAATTCCCTCCATCCTAGAGCAGTGGTTGGGTGGGCAATCGGATGAAATCCCCATCCCTCCAGAACAGGTGGGGGAAATGCTGCAACGCTGGCAGCACTGGTGCCTGGAGCGGGGTTTGCTGACCTATGGCATCCTGGCTGGTCTGTACTGGCAATATTTGCTACCTGACCCCACTTATCAGGCCCATCTGCTGCAACGGTATCGGCTTATCCTGGCAGATGATGTAGACGAGTACCCGGCGATCGCCCGCTCCCTGTTTGAAGTTATGCTCGATGCTGGTGCGATCGCAGCTTTTACCTACAATCCTGATGGAGCCGTGCGGCTGGGTCTGGGGGCAGACCCCAACTACCTGGCTGGCCTGGCGGAACGGTGCCGGATGGAATCACTGACAGAACGCCCGTGTCCCTCTCTGGCAGAGGATCTGGGAGCATCTGTCGTCGATCTGGTGACAGACCCAATTTTTTTAGCCAGTCTGCCAGAGTCCATCCAGACGATCCAGACGGTCTCCCGTGCCCAGCTTTTGCAGCGGACTGTAGCGGTAATCGTGGAAGCCGTGCAGCAGGGGCAAATCGAGCCGCGAGACATTGCCCTCATTGGTCCAGGTCTGGATGCGATCGCCCGCTATAGTCTCAGCGAAATGCTGACCAGACATCAGATTCCGGTTGAATCTCTCAACGATCAGCGCCCTCTCACCAGCTACCCTATCATTCGCGCCCTTCTGACCCTGTTAACACTCGTCTATCCTGGTTTAGGGCGGTTAGTCAATCGGGATACGGTGGCTGAAATGCTGGTGGTTCTGGCAAGGAAGTGGGAACCGGAGAGCGGGTATCGGGTATCGGAGGGAGAGGAACAAGGAAGCAGGGTGACAGAAGCATCCCAGGGCGAAGCAACCGCAGGCGAATCTCTGTCTTACGACGATTCCTTCATCCTGCCTTTTGGGAATGGCAAAGCCATATCTGCTTTATCCTTTCCCCTTGATCCTGTCCGGGCCGGGTTAATTGCCGACTACTGCTTTGTCCCCCACCCAGATCATCCCCGGTTACTACCGGCCACTACCTTTCCCCGCTGGGATCGGTTGGGTTACCAGGCAACCACTGCCTACGAGGAAATCGTGCAGTGGATTGGCACCCAGCAGGCTCAACTGGAGCAACGCCTGATCCCAAATGCTGTTTCCCTGCTGGATCGGGCAATTCAGTTCTTTTTACTGGGGGGCGGCTCTTTGCCCTTTGACCAGCTTTCTGCCCTGCGCCAGTTGATTGAGGCAGCGCAACATTATTGGGAAGTGAGCCGCAGACTCCGAAGTCGAGAACGGTATGAAGCCCCTGCTTATATGACCGTCAATCGCTTTATCCAGCTTCTGAACAGCGGCACGATTACGGCAAATCCTTACCCTGTGCGGCCAATGGGACCTGCCAGCAATGCCGTAACCCTGGCAACAGTGTTTCAGTATCGTTCCAATCGCCGGACCCATCGCTGGCAGTTCTGGCTGGATGCGGGATCTCCCCGCTGGCTGACTGGAATTGATGCATTGTTTGGTGCTCCCCTGTTCCTGCGGAACTGGTCTGGCCATGCCCTGACTGCCGCAGAAGTCATGGAGTCAAATGAGCGTCGGCTTCGCCGGATTTTGCTCGATCTGTTGGGGCGATCGCAGGAACGGGTTTACCTCTGTCATAGCGACCTGGCAACCAACGGACAGGAACAAACTGGTGTGCTGCTCTCGCTGGTGAATGCAGCCGTTCCGCTGATTGAATCAGGACTGTAG
- a CDS encoding MFS transporter — MNNPSAVPDIPARTKLNFSTKLAYGAGDLGAAMTANILVFYLLFFFTEVAHIPAGLAGSILMIGKVWDAINDPIVGVLSDKTQSRWGRRYPWMLFGAVPFGVFFILQWIVPTENPWGLFWYYVIISIFFNAAYTAVNLPYTALTPELTQDYNERTSLNSFRFTFSIGGSILSVMLVILIASLVQDLRQQYLWIGVVCAVIAIASLFWCVFGTWRRATMMAQELASTQENSLPLFEQLRIAFTNRPFLYVIGIYLFSWLALQITASILKYFVVNWMGLSDQISNLVILVVQGTALLTLFMWSAVSARMGKKATYFMGMGVWILAQAGLFLLQPGQIGFMYVLAVLAGLGVSTAYLIPWSMLPDVIELDELQTGQRREGVFYAFMVLLQKIGLAVGLFLVGLALEWSGYVGGAAEQTPSALMAIRVAVGPLPTLSLILGLVLAYFYPITREAHAEILLKLHERRRAEKEKGNGL, encoded by the coding sequence ATGAACAATCCATCTGCAGTTCCTGACATTCCTGCCCGGACAAAGCTCAACTTCAGTACCAAACTGGCTTATGGTGCAGGAGATTTAGGAGCTGCTATGACCGCCAATATTCTGGTCTTTTATCTGCTTTTTTTCTTTACGGAGGTTGCCCACATACCGGCAGGACTGGCAGGTAGCATCTTAATGATTGGCAAGGTCTGGGATGCGATAAATGACCCGATTGTGGGGGTGCTCAGTGATAAAACCCAATCGCGCTGGGGGCGACGCTACCCCTGGATGCTCTTTGGGGCAGTCCCCTTTGGCGTATTTTTTATTTTGCAGTGGATTGTGCCCACAGAAAACCCCTGGGGATTGTTCTGGTATTACGTAATCATCAGCATATTTTTCAATGCTGCTTACACAGCGGTCAACCTGCCCTACACGGCCCTGACCCCAGAACTGACCCAGGATTACAACGAACGAACCAGCCTCAACAGTTTTCGTTTCACCTTCTCGATTGGGGGCAGTATTCTCTCAGTCATGCTGGTCATTCTGATTGCGTCACTGGTTCAAGATCTGCGGCAGCAGTACTTATGGATTGGTGTGGTCTGCGCCGTGATTGCGATCGCCTCCCTCTTCTGGTGCGTATTTGGCACCTGGCGTCGAGCAACCATGATGGCACAGGAACTGGCCTCTACCCAGGAAAACTCCCTACCGTTGTTTGAGCAGCTACGCATTGCCTTCACCAACCGCCCCTTTCTCTATGTGATTGGGATATATCTCTTCTCCTGGCTGGCACTCCAGATCACCGCTTCTATCCTGAAATATTTTGTTGTCAACTGGATGGGGTTATCGGATCAGATCTCTAACCTGGTGATTCTGGTTGTCCAGGGAACCGCGCTATTGACGCTATTTATGTGGAGTGCTGTCAGCGCTCGCATGGGCAAAAAAGCCACCTATTTTATGGGTATGGGGGTGTGGATTCTGGCACAGGCAGGGCTATTTTTGCTGCAACCCGGACAGATTGGGTTTATGTATGTCCTAGCGGTCCTGGCAGGGTTGGGAGTTTCTACCGCCTATCTGATCCCCTGGTCCATGCTGCCCGACGTGATCGAACTGGATGAACTCCAGACCGGACAGCGCCGTGAAGGGGTGTTTTACGCCTTTATGGTGTTGCTCCAAAAGATTGGACTGGCAGTCGGGTTATTTCTGGTTGGTCTGGCCCTGGAATGGTCAGGCTATGTTGGTGGTGCAGCCGAACAAACCCCCTCTGCCCTGATGGCAATTCGGGTAGCAGTGGGTCCTTTACCCACGCTATCCCTGATTCTGGGTCTGGTGCTGGCATACTTCTACCCCATTACCCGCGAAGCCCATGCTGAAATTCTCCTCAAGCTCCACGAGCGACGGCGGGCGGAGAAGGAGAAGGGGAATGGACTCTAG
- a CDS encoding M20 metallopeptidase family protein — protein sequence MVSTPLTPLSTHPARIRAEIQALHPQIVEWRRHLHQWPELGFREQLTAEFVSQKLQAWGIEHQTGIARTGIVAVIPGTRPGPVLAIRADMDALPIQEENDVPYRSQHDGVMHACGHDGHTAIALATACYLSQHRDSFAGTVKLIFQPAEEGPGGAKPMIEAGVLNNPDVDAIIGLHLWNFLPLGTVGIRSGPLMAAVELFDCTISGKGGHGAIPQHSIDSIVVGAQVVSALQTIVARNVDPIESAVVTVGKFHAGTANNVIAANARLSGTVRYFNPQYEGFFGDRIQQIIQGICQAHGASFDLEYRSLYPPVINDDRIASMIRSVAEHVVETPTGIVPQCQTMGGEDMSFFLQQVPGCYFFLGSANLSRGLSFPHHHPQFDFDETALGMGVEIFVRCVEKFFNDNPIRSYSGR from the coding sequence ATGGTTTCAACCCCACTCACGCCCCTATCCACTCACCCAGCTCGTATTCGGGCAGAGATTCAGGCACTGCATCCCCAGATTGTGGAGTGGCGCAGACACCTTCACCAGTGGCCTGAGTTAGGCTTTCGGGAACAGCTCACAGCGGAATTTGTCTCCCAAAAGTTGCAGGCGTGGGGCATTGAGCACCAGACCGGGATTGCCAGGACAGGAATTGTTGCAGTGATTCCGGGCACCCGACCGGGACCGGTTCTGGCCATTCGGGCAGATATGGATGCCCTGCCAATTCAGGAAGAAAACGACGTTCCCTACCGATCGCAGCATGATGGGGTGATGCACGCCTGTGGCCATGACGGTCATACTGCGATCGCTCTGGCTACCGCCTGTTACCTCTCGCAGCATCGTGATTCCTTTGCTGGCACCGTCAAGCTCATCTTTCAACCCGCCGAGGAAGGTCCGGGTGGAGCCAAACCAATGATTGAAGCCGGAGTGCTCAACAATCCGGATGTGGATGCCATCATTGGATTGCACCTGTGGAATTTTCTGCCACTGGGGACTGTAGGTATTCGGAGTGGTCCCCTGATGGCAGCGGTTGAGCTATTTGATTGCACAATTTCGGGCAAAGGTGGGCATGGTGCCATCCCCCAGCACTCGATTGACTCGATTGTGGTGGGAGCGCAGGTGGTCAGTGCCCTGCAAACGATTGTGGCTCGCAATGTCGATCCCATCGAGTCTGCGGTCGTCACAGTGGGTAAGTTCCATGCAGGCACTGCCAACAATGTGATTGCGGCGAATGCCAGACTGAGTGGCACCGTGCGCTACTTCAATCCTCAATACGAGGGGTTTTTTGGCGATCGCATCCAGCAAATCATTCAGGGGATCTGTCAGGCGCACGGTGCCAGCTTTGATCTGGAATACCGCAGCCTCTATCCACCTGTGATTAATGATGACCGAATTGCCAGCATGATTCGTTCGGTTGCGGAACATGTGGTTGAAACGCCGACTGGTATTGTTCCCCAATGTCAGACTATGGGCGGCGAGGATATGTCTTTTTTCCTTCAGCAAGTTCCAGGCTGCTACTTCTTTCTGGGATCTGCCAATCTCTCCAGAGGGTTATCCTTTCCCCACCATCATCCCCAGTTTGACTTTGACGAAACGGCGCTGGGAATGGGGGTTGAAATTTTTGTTCGTTGTGTCGAGAAGTTTTTTAACGATAATCCTATTCGTTCATATTCCGGTAGGTAG
- a CDS encoding acetamidase/formamidase family protein has translation MVWGRRQTHFLWLGAIIGLLMVVLASFSPFSGVKAADGKAMPPITRPQAQVTANCSKRSAAPARYRIIGNAETVQWGFFSKKSPPVVAVHSKDYVTMDLITHHAGDDYERMIQGDPGIESIYRWTATEKGVRDRGPGVHVLTGPVYICDAEPGDLLEVRIVDLKLKPSGNPKYAGKTFGSNAAAWWGFHYKNLSQEPKPREVITIYEMDATGKRNWAKAAYSFRWTPQTTPDGKSHATIDYPGIIVDHSKVKQTANVLEGVKVPLRLHIGAMGLAPKEADIVNSIPPGYFGGNIDNRHVGIGTAMYYPVSVPGALFSAGDAHAAQGDSELDGTAIETSLIGTFQFVLHKKAKLAGTLLERVDYPLLETPDSWIVHGFTFRNYLEELGPDAQTKIFELSSLDPALKDCSTKVRDFLMNGMNLTEDEAYSLITVSNDFAITQVVDGNWGVHGIIPKAMFNPKQVKSKPIA, from the coding sequence ATGGTGTGGGGGCGAAGACAGACACATTTTCTATGGCTTGGCGCAATCATCGGTTTGTTGATGGTTGTACTTGCCAGTTTTTCCCCATTTTCGGGTGTCAAAGCGGCGGATGGCAAAGCCATGCCACCCATTACCAGGCCCCAGGCACAGGTGACAGCAAACTGTAGCAAACGCAGTGCTGCTCCCGCTCGATACAGGATTATTGGCAATGCCGAAACGGTACAATGGGGCTTCTTCAGCAAGAAATCACCCCCTGTTGTGGCCGTTCATTCTAAAGATTACGTCACCATGGATTTGATCACCCACCATGCTGGAGATGACTATGAACGCATGATTCAGGGGGATCCGGGCATCGAAAGTATTTATCGCTGGACGGCGACCGAAAAGGGAGTCCGCGATCGCGGACCCGGTGTGCATGTCCTGACGGGTCCCGTCTATATCTGCGATGCTGAACCCGGTGACTTACTGGAAGTCCGAATTGTGGATTTAAAGCTGAAACCCAGTGGCAATCCCAAATATGCAGGCAAAACCTTTGGTTCCAATGCGGCTGCCTGGTGGGGATTCCATTATAAAAACCTGTCCCAGGAACCCAAACCACGGGAAGTCATTACCATCTACGAAATGGATGCCACTGGCAAACGCAACTGGGCAAAGGCGGCCTACAGCTTCCGCTGGACCCCCCAAACCACCCCCGACGGCAAGAGTCACGCTACGATTGACTACCCTGGCATTATCGTAGACCACAGTAAAGTTAAACAAACGGCAAACGTCCTGGAAGGGGTAAAAGTTCCCCTGCGTCTGCACATTGGGGCAATGGGTCTGGCACCGAAAGAAGCCGATATTGTCAATTCCATTCCTCCTGGCTATTTTGGCGGTAATATTGATAATCGCCATGTGGGGATCGGCACTGCTATGTACTACCCTGTATCCGTGCCAGGGGCACTCTTTTCTGCCGGAGATGCCCATGCAGCTCAGGGCGACTCAGAACTGGATGGCACTGCAATTGAAACCTCACTGATTGGGACCTTTCAGTTCGTTCTGCACAAAAAAGCAAAGCTGGCTGGCACCCTTTTAGAAAGGGTTGATTATCCTTTGTTAGAAACCCCTGATTCCTGGATTGTGCATGGATTTACCTTCCGCAATTACCTGGAAGAACTGGGCCCAGACGCCCAGACCAAGATCTTTGAACTGTCATCCCTTGATCCTGCCTTAAAGGACTGCTCCACTAAAGTACGGGACTTTTTGATGAATGGCATGAACCTGACAGAGGATGAAGCATATTCCCTGATCACTGTCAGCAACGACTTTGCCATTACCCAGGTAGTAGATGGCAACTGGGGCGTGCATGGAATTATTCCCAAAGCCATGTTTAACCCCAAACAAGTGAAATCCAAACCAATCGCCTGA
- a CDS encoding cupin domain-containing protein has translation MLIQKLSACEEFIAGDGTRLRELLHPDKQPLELRYSLAHAIVPVGQTSIPHALKTSEVYYILSGIGEMSIDGETQPVEAGDAIYIPPNARQFIHNSGTEPLIFICIVDPAWQKEDETIFGVAQ, from the coding sequence ATGTTGATTCAAAAATTGTCTGCCTGTGAAGAATTTATTGCCGGGGACGGTACGCGGCTGCGGGAGCTTCTGCATCCTGATAAGCAGCCTTTGGAGTTACGATATAGTCTGGCTCATGCGATCGTCCCTGTCGGGCAAACGTCGATTCCCCATGCGCTCAAAACTTCGGAGGTTTACTACATCCTGAGTGGCATTGGCGAAATGAGTATTGATGGAGAGACGCAGCCAGTAGAAGCAGGGGATGCCATTTATATTCCTCCTAATGCCAGACAATTTATCCATAACAGCGGAACAGAGCCGCTCATTTTTATCTGCATTGTTGACCCTGCCTGGCAAAAAGAAGATGAAACCATTTTCGGTGTTGCTCAATAG